A stretch of the Filimonas lacunae genome encodes the following:
- a CDS encoding carboxypeptidase-like regulatory domain-containing protein, with the protein MGYIKYVTGIVLLLLGFAKQPLAQVNITIGVTPPYSPYLSNYTSSDANKVFMTLQNTTNNTLQVRLAGSATGDNGIAIQSKPGFVSSQMITLAPFQVRQLNGSALSEILDLNNFDIKGIDRNTLARTLRLPEGNYSLCVQALDYNSGRLLSGAAPLGCALLTIAYPEPPVLVNPLPGDSVNAATPQTVIFNWMNPGAVPVGTEYTLQIQEMPARNANPNQVLDAASFPLLSQKVRTTSYVYNVGNLALKKDKYYAWRVVATDPSGRILFKNNGTSGAAVFKYGRAELRTTADSREEVTRPAIKMAGNSFSITGVLSYRFHSTADAASLPAAFNGVKADTLHLANEQLQLCYGLCTVAMSIKKTTMTQTVSRTTFKSLQLPEGAQVANVGKDSVKITYLHIDSIPVTGLPGGYGGMQPAGVAAGGLGQVIATTTTDSAGNYTFAATTTKRCYIAEASSSGTALIYCYYINIKNKHYSDPAKYIYVVDDEGGSYVNASAQMVFADNYKLSVRINRDKEFSADKGKQENVSLENKADDMVDIYVLRKGVKGGNAKGVGKYVPAGEGDNTGKILFASQADKKPTFTEWANYYIVAKKSALTQKVADYSNPNNFQAKADFYNLVNNLDNTENYYVYAEYKGASVYFDIKEYGYQPAGAIPEYRPLLVAGITSKSVELKPAYVSVKVKGVLKYQFKNTAPAPLANVNISFRSILWTMPDVSKGETGRQYDITNKNGENRVFATATTDKSGYFELNAGLVGYNDYSVGNALFLGLDQFITINNPYYGSPDKSFRFLAGNTYNVGELVARVKEYAFEPIMTGKNTQTNLKEKLAGQRVFLCRKASVKPQQWGIPANEGPQKNLPVKQLHDADNVLYNVIGYAESGSDGKVHFDNLVARDFNNANDQYYVYAESGITSSLNYSTQYGAPVSVSVFHKLVWPDYYPKQDFVFNKDIVSASHIYEAKSVELFAMAPYIEGGVYPQSNNSATALPGVTVRLYDMKKALPATKMETEIKENGVLGALLLESINGNIQIQETQVTGNDALFRFSDPTSQGKYKGWKLVTFSKNGFITGHKVIYSGSPMVAGVKETVKGFLLPPQLVHVKIKDAESGKPIAANVVVGDQFSWGSQKIKTTMDFFKNQYVTSSLGVDLTTPYGSVTFTVIPEDNVHYRTQTFTEKIKVPNFNGQATSPTQTLPDFEMYTRRNRISVCLLDAQTSKGLMGTVTIMDVPQSSNPAANPVLLLKDHCKDFSFEANIAYYRVQVASAGHVTKTLWVSNNSNDDIPKDLLIKLEPALTISGKVTQNGKPVKDARVYVQELSNVTEVYSDATGAYSLDGLPLNKSTVTISAVKTGLIGESKKVKLEGVSTNTSNGNSSGGNGAGVTGVAQNNYSVGGNIGTNINLSGAANNAKNATSSAAIQKENTQTVHFALTGNDKVDLSSLYGFPVEMEALTTGIKGTFATGSITVTGNSVFGIDAKAKHLHFTAVKLKDAPAPKKPLDGIDGQGVTKTKMQTESGEIPVDDDGVDVTVHGGYSAKLSGFNKGITITSYNKSDSKGTIRSTVTLNSNNLVGNVQWKGTVSLDAPQTEFKALSVSASDYKTQVDYNAYKAPNAYDKDYLINVPVANEIPVFASETALSNSITGNYTLESKAGGVHYTLNNIYRTEASNKSFIAKDGVHLMSVVHTKLENVASPDIKLNIGEVRVTDKAMSAIGGTTEVVIPLDNWRITSKSWYIQNGNLELTGNVEAGAITVPAKGLEIGETTIGFGDLELNNIQLAGVMKLNFNQSQTMVSFGFDKAAQYGTLYDKKYGCWSLSLLPKVADSSLTEIAGLPDLAYGDKLRIMNISLYSKGNESRIILKQAHPSLTLNNFSVFAPFEIENGKDYLKINGALNFSIPGFTGTDNAPYSLNYTAENGKLIHKHAAIAGLKMITNGIRVEFSIANQTFTGNRLELTGIIRDKVTNSPYGFTVKFVKYGATTRLDVDTTIKNTMNLGTGQQMRGIKGAMVLDKGNWNNFWFEGDVFANGMTEDKPTHMGFEVKGDLVANKAEIGVKNMPFPMLPNSAFNLTYDFEKKAVVGSLQITDMKTPAATFDAAVEMLLGGIGEWYFLGSVNIKELRIVPFPLNGAGGAFCVGSTTIDNEKLQIIQPVFHNGILPNGFNSDFGKMNGALFVAAVDVKLPLPTVDIDIAVASIKIGYGLYANAYAMLSFDETTPTVIGGVKIGAYVNVNGGASIGIACAGVSLSAEINAQGNLKMILPALKGMAGFITNPKDLITQSYVKLNVEMMAQLGGSAYVGFGVCNSSCKSVKVWGVTVPPGCHKEGIGKTLTLIGGIDIEKKESATSPNQAYLYVNLLDEKFGTTIKLPYL; encoded by the coding sequence ATGGGATACATTAAATACGTTACTGGTATTGTATTGCTGCTGCTGGGGTTTGCGAAGCAACCGCTGGCGCAGGTAAACATCACCATAGGGGTAACGCCGCCTTACTCGCCTTATTTATCTAATTACACTTCCAGCGATGCCAACAAGGTGTTTATGACATTGCAAAATACTACCAACAATACGCTGCAGGTAAGGCTGGCGGGGTCTGCTACGGGCGATAATGGTATTGCGATACAGTCCAAGCCTGGCTTTGTGTCGTCGCAGATGATTACACTGGCACCTTTCCAGGTAAGGCAGTTGAATGGTTCTGCGTTGAGTGAAATATTGGATCTGAATAATTTTGATATAAAGGGCATTGACCGTAATACCCTGGCGCGTACCCTACGCCTGCCGGAAGGTAATTATAGTTTGTGTGTGCAGGCGCTTGATTACAATTCTGGTCGGCTGTTATCCGGTGCTGCTCCATTGGGTTGTGCTTTGCTTACCATTGCTTATCCCGAACCGCCGGTGCTAGTGAACCCATTACCAGGCGATAGCGTGAACGCCGCTACTCCGCAAACGGTGATCTTTAACTGGATGAACCCCGGTGCTGTGCCGGTGGGTACAGAATATACTTTACAAATACAGGAGATGCCTGCGCGCAATGCCAATCCTAACCAGGTATTGGATGCAGCCAGTTTTCCCCTGTTATCGCAAAAGGTGCGAACCACCTCTTATGTATATAATGTGGGTAACCTGGCTTTGAAAAAGGATAAATATTATGCCTGGCGGGTAGTAGCTACTGATCCTTCCGGCAGAATACTGTTTAAAAATAATGGCACCAGCGGGGCTGCCGTATTTAAGTATGGAAGAGCAGAGTTGCGAACAACAGCAGATTCGAGAGAAGAGGTTACCAGGCCTGCAATAAAAATGGCGGGTAACAGTTTTAGTATAACAGGTGTGCTGAGTTATCGTTTTCATAGCACTGCGGATGCGGCTTCTTTACCTGCTGCTTTCAATGGAGTAAAAGCCGATACGCTGCACCTGGCTAATGAGCAGTTGCAGCTTTGCTATGGTTTGTGTACGGTGGCTATGAGCATTAAGAAGACTACGATGACACAGACGGTGTCGCGCACTACGTTTAAATCCCTGCAATTGCCGGAAGGTGCGCAGGTGGCTAATGTGGGCAAGGATTCGGTAAAGATCACTTATTTACATATTGACAGTATACCGGTTACCGGGTTGCCGGGTGGCTATGGCGGCATGCAGCCTGCGGGCGTAGCTGCCGGTGGTTTAGGGCAGGTGATTGCTACTACCACTACGGATAGTGCTGGCAATTACACTTTTGCCGCCACTACCACTAAGCGGTGTTATATAGCAGAAGCCAGTTCCAGTGGAACGGCGCTGATCTATTGCTATTATATCAATATCAAAAACAAGCACTATTCCGATCCGGCTAAATATATCTACGTGGTAGATGACGAAGGGGGCAGTTATGTAAATGCCAGTGCGCAAATGGTATTTGCAGATAACTACAAATTATCTGTACGAATAAACAGGGATAAAGAGTTTTCGGCCGATAAGGGCAAGCAGGAGAATGTAAGCCTGGAAAATAAGGCAGATGACATGGTGGATATTTACGTATTGCGTAAAGGTGTGAAAGGTGGAAACGCTAAAGGCGTGGGTAAATATGTGCCTGCAGGTGAAGGGGACAACACAGGCAAGATCCTGTTTGCTTCACAGGCAGATAAGAAGCCCACTTTTACAGAATGGGCTAACTATTATATTGTAGCTAAAAAATCGGCTCTTACACAAAAGGTGGCTGATTATAGTAATCCTAACAACTTCCAGGCGAAGGCCGATTTCTATAACCTGGTGAATAACCTGGACAATACAGAGAACTATTATGTATATGCGGAGTATAAAGGAGCTTCGGTATATTTTGATATAAAGGAATATGGCTATCAGCCTGCTGGTGCTATACCGGAATATCGTCCGTTGCTGGTGGCGGGAATTACCAGTAAGTCGGTGGAGTTAAAGCCTGCTTATGTGTCTGTGAAAGTAAAAGGTGTATTGAAATATCAATTTAAAAATACGGCTCCTGCCCCACTGGCTAATGTTAACATCAGCTTCCGTTCTATATTATGGACTATGCCGGATGTAAGTAAGGGAGAAACGGGCAGGCAGTATGATATAACGAATAAGAATGGCGAGAACCGGGTGTTTGCTACGGCTACTACTGATAAGAGTGGTTATTTTGAATTGAATGCAGGGTTGGTAGGCTATAATGATTATAGTGTGGGCAATGCGTTATTCCTGGGGCTGGATCAGTTTATTACGATAAACAATCCTTATTATGGTAGTCCCGATAAAAGCTTTCGCTTCCTGGCGGGCAATACCTATAATGTAGGTGAGCTGGTGGCAAGGGTAAAGGAATATGCTTTTGAACCCATAATGACAGGTAAGAATACGCAAACCAATCTTAAAGAAAAACTGGCGGGGCAGCGTGTGTTCCTTTGCCGGAAAGCGAGTGTAAAACCGCAGCAATGGGGCATTCCTGCGAATGAAGGGCCACAGAAGAATTTGCCTGTGAAGCAATTGCACGATGCAGATAATGTATTGTACAATGTAATTGGTTATGCAGAATCAGGGTCGGATGGCAAAGTGCATTTTGATAACCTGGTGGCACGCGATTTCAACAATGCGAATGATCAGTATTATGTGTATGCGGAGTCAGGTATTACTTCTTCGCTGAATTATTCCACGCAATATGGCGCACCGGTGAGTGTGAGTGTGTTTCATAAGCTTGTTTGGCCCGACTACTATCCGAAGCAGGACTTTGTGTTTAACAAGGATATTGTAAGTGCTTCGCATATCTACGAAGCAAAGAGTGTGGAATTGTTTGCAATGGCGCCTTATATAGAAGGAGGTGTGTATCCGCAAAGCAATAACAGTGCGACTGCTTTGCCGGGTGTAACCGTGCGTTTGTATGATATGAAGAAGGCTTTGCCTGCAACGAAAATGGAAACGGAGATTAAAGAGAATGGAGTTTTGGGAGCGCTTTTGCTGGAATCCATTAATGGGAATATACAGATACAGGAAACACAGGTGACGGGCAACGATGCTTTGTTCCGTTTCTCTGATCCAACCAGTCAGGGTAAGTATAAAGGCTGGAAGCTGGTAACCTTCTCTAAAAATGGGTTTATAACAGGGCATAAGGTTATTTATTCCGGATCGCCTATGGTGGCAGGCGTAAAAGAAACGGTAAAGGGCTTTTTGCTACCGCCACAACTGGTGCATGTAAAAATTAAGGATGCGGAAAGCGGCAAGCCTATTGCGGCTAACGTGGTAGTGGGCGACCAGTTTAGCTGGGGTAGCCAGAAGATAAAGACGACGATGGATTTCTTCAAGAATCAATATGTGACCAGTTCGCTTGGGGTAGATTTAACAACGCCTTACGGATCGGTAACGTTTACCGTAATTCCGGAAGATAATGTGCATTACCGCACACAAACTTTTACAGAGAAAATAAAGGTGCCCAACTTTAACGGGCAGGCCACTTCGCCAACGCAAACCTTGCCTGATTTTGAAATGTATACACGGAGGAACAGGATCAGTGTGTGTTTGCTGGATGCTCAAACATCCAAAGGGTTGATGGGTACGGTTACTATTATGGACGTTCCGCAATCATCTAATCCAGCTGCTAATCCGGTGCTGTTACTGAAAGATCATTGTAAGGATTTTTCATTTGAAGCTAACATCGCTTACTACAGGGTGCAGGTGGCCAGTGCAGGGCATGTTACTAAAACATTATGGGTGAGCAATAACTCCAATGATGATATCCCTAAAGATCTGTTGATAAAGCTGGAACCCGCTTTAACCATATCAGGAAAGGTAACGCAGAACGGAAAGCCTGTAAAAGATGCCAGGGTGTATGTGCAGGAGTTGAGCAATGTGACAGAAGTATATTCTGATGCAACAGGTGCGTATAGTTTAGATGGCTTGCCTTTAAATAAAAGCACGGTAACGATTTCGGCTGTAAAAACCGGTTTGATCGGGGAAAGCAAAAAGGTAAAACTGGAAGGGGTATCAACCAATACTTCCAATGGTAATAGCTCTGGTGGCAACGGCGCGGGGGTTACGGGCGTGGCGCAGAATAATTATTCCGTTGGAGGCAATATCGGGACGAATATCAATTTAAGTGGAGCAGCTAATAATGCAAAAAATGCGACATCCAGTGCTGCCATACAGAAGGAAAATACACAAACTGTTCACTTTGCGCTTACAGGGAATGATAAGGTGGATTTAAGTTCTTTATATGGTTTCCCTGTAGAGATGGAAGCTTTGACTACTGGCATTAAGGGAACTTTTGCTACGGGAAGTATTACTGTAACGGGTAATAGTGTGTTTGGTATAGATGCCAAAGCGAAGCATCTGCACTTTACTGCTGTGAAGCTGAAGGATGCTCCGGCGCCTAAAAAGCCGCTGGATGGCATAGACGGGCAGGGTGTTACGAAAACAAAAATGCAGACAGAGTCCGGGGAAATACCTGTGGATGATGACGGAGTGGATGTTACGGTGCATGGGGGTTACTCAGCTAAGCTATCTGGATTTAACAAGGGTATTACTATCACTTCCTATAATAAAAGCGATTCAAAAGGCACCATCAGAAGCACTGTAACGCTGAACAGTAATAACCTGGTGGGTAATGTGCAGTGGAAAGGTACTGTGTCGCTGGATGCGCCTCAAACAGAATTCAAGGCATTAAGTGTAAGTGCAAGTGATTATAAAACACAGGTAGATTACAATGCTTATAAAGCGCCTAATGCGTATGATAAGGACTATCTGATCAATGTGCCGGTTGCTAATGAAATTCCGGTGTTTGCTTCCGAGACAGCTTTGAGCAATTCTATTACGGGTAACTACACGTTGGAATCCAAAGCGGGCGGCGTACACTATACCTTGAATAATATTTACCGTACCGAAGCCAGTAATAAAAGTTTTATTGCCAAAGATGGCGTGCACCTGATGTCGGTTGTGCATACTAAACTGGAAAACGTTGCATCGCCGGATATTAAGCTGAACATTGGAGAAGTGCGTGTAACAGATAAGGCTATGAGCGCTATTGGTGGCACTACGGAAGTGGTTATTCCATTGGATAACTGGCGTATTACCAGTAAGAGCTGGTATATACAAAATGGAAACCTGGAGTTAACGGGTAATGTGGAGGCCGGAGCTATAACAGTGCCAGCTAAAGGATTGGAGATTGGCGAAACCACTATCGGGTTTGGCGATCTGGAGCTGAATAATATACAGCTGGCGGGTGTAATGAAGCTCAACTTTAACCAGTCACAAACCATGGTGTCCTTTGGGTTTGACAAAGCGGCCCAGTATGGAACCTTGTATGATAAGAAATATGGTTGCTGGTCGTTGTCGTTGTTGCCAAAGGTGGCAGACAGTTCATTAACGGAGATTGCCGGATTGCCAGACCTTGCTTATGGGGATAAGCTGAGAATTATGAATATCTCCTTATACAGTAAGGGAAATGAATCGCGCATTATTCTAAAGCAGGCACATCCTTCTTTAACGTTGAACAATTTCTCGGTGTTTGCTCCATTTGAAATAGAGAATGGGAAGGATTACCTGAAAATAAACGGGGCATTGAATTTTAGTATACCTGGCTTTACAGGAACGGATAATGCGCCTTATAGTTTAAACTATACGGCAGAGAATGGTAAGCTGATTCATAAGCATGCGGCCATTGCAGGACTGAAAATGATAACGAATGGAATAAGGGTAGAGTTTTCTATCGCTAACCAAACGTTTACCGGAAACCGGTTGGAATTAACGGGCATTATCAGGGACAAAGTGACTAATTCGCCTTATGGCTTTACGGTGAAGTTTGTGAAGTATGGAGCTACAACCCGGCTGGATGTAGATACTACCATTAAAAACACAATGAATTTAGGCACCGGCCAGCAAATGCGTGGTATTAAAGGCGCTATGGTATTGGATAAAGGCAATTGGAATAATTTCTGGTTTGAGGGAGATGTGTTTGCCAATGGTATGACGGAAGATAAACCCACGCATATGGGCTTTGAGGTGAAGGGCGACCTGGTGGCGAATAAAGCGGAGATTGGCGTGAAGAATATGCCTTTCCCCATGTTGCCTAATAGTGCCTTTAACCTTACCTACGATTTTGAGAAAAAGGCAGTAGTGGGTTCGTTGCAGATTACTGACATGAAAACGCCGGCTGCCACTTTTGATGCGGCTGTAGAAATGTTGCTGGGTGGTATAGGGGAATGGTATTTCCTGGGTAGCGTAAATATTAAAGAACTGAGAATAGTTCCCTTCCCGCTGAATGGTGCAGGTGGAGCGTTTTGTGTGGGTAGCACTACTATTGATAATGAGAAGCTGCAGATTATTCAACCGGTATTTCATAATGGTATATTACCCAACGGTTTTAACAGCGACTTTGGTAAGATGAACGGGGCATTGTTTGTGGCAGCAGTGGATGTAAAACTTCCATTGCCTACAGTAGACATTGACATTGCAGTGGCCAGTATAAAAATTGGATATGGGCTTTATGCCAATGCGTATGCCATGCTTTCGTTTGACGAAACCACGCCTACTGTAATAGGAGGTGTGAAAATTGGCGCTTATGTAAATGTGAATGGCGGAGCCAGTATCGGTATTGCCTGTGCAGGCGTATCGTTAAGTGCAGAGATTAATGCACAGGGTAACCTTAAAATGATCTTGCCGGCCTTGAAGGGAATGGCAGGTTTTATTACCAATCCTAAGGATTTGATTACGCAAAGTTATGTCAAGTTAAATGTGGAAATGATGGCCCAGTTGGGTGGATCGGCCTATGTGGGTTTTGGAGTATGTAATTCCAGCTGTAAGTCGGTAAAAGTATGGGGTGTTACGGTGCCGCCGGGCTGTCATAAAGAGGGCATTGGCAAAACACTTACTTTGATTGGAGGTATAGATATAGAAAAAAAAGAGAGTGCTACCAGTCCTAATCAGGCCTATCTCTATGTAAACTTATTGGACGAAAAATTCGGCACCACTATTAAATTACCTTATTTATAA
- a CDS encoding RNA polymerase sigma factor — protein sequence MPGVPHEYKKIDLQLIAEGDERAFYEFYLQYTATLHTFLRRHSGLEGLEEDIIQETFIRVWLYRDRLPEIENVAGWIYRIASRVYSDHLQREIKRRQRKEGFGTALYDTEQTDSTERTHLQQLTLQLHRAVDSLSEHQKKLYWLNREQQMKPAAIAAHLNMPVGTVKNQLSAALREIREHMMDAGFSSL from the coding sequence GTGCCCGGAGTTCCCCACGAGTATAAGAAAATTGATCTTCAATTAATTGCGGAAGGTGATGAACGTGCCTTTTATGAATTTTATTTGCAATATACTGCCACCCTGCACACGTTTTTAAGACGGCACTCCGGCCTGGAAGGATTAGAAGAAGATATTATCCAGGAAACATTTATCCGCGTATGGCTTTACCGGGACAGGTTGCCGGAGATAGAAAATGTAGCAGGATGGATTTATCGTATCGCCTCCCGGGTATACAGCGATCATCTGCAACGGGAAATAAAGCGCCGGCAGCGGAAAGAAGGTTTTGGCACTGCTTTATATGATACAGAGCAAACCGATTCTACCGAGCGCACACATTTACAGCAACTTACCCTTCAACTTCACCGGGCGGTAGACTCCCTTTCCGAGCATCAGAAAAAATTGTATTGGCTGAACAGAGAACAGCAGATGAAGCCGGCTGCTATAGCCGCTCATTTGAATATGCCTGTAGGAACGGTTAAAAATCAATTGTCAGCTGCATTGCGTGAAATACGGGAACACATGATGGATGCAGGTTTTTCCAGCCTGTAA
- a CDS encoding FecR family protein translates to MDRTRIEYLLGRLSAGKLNEEEMEELNQLVSGKQRADFEAHVAEMMAAEDRGAALTDNVLYDTVFEKIMQADKPARVVKASFFRRNQRWLSAAAVFLFLVGGTYLFFGHNGVKSPTASVTLKKPEKEPGRNTAILTLADNSTVDLGSNGDRVIGNQGGAQVLMKDGKLAYKQNAAGAAVAYNSITTPRGGEFFITLSDGTRLWMNASSVIRFPTAFTGATRVVELEGEAYFEVAEDKAHPFEVKMGDRSVQVLGTAFNVMAYSDEASMITTLVEGAVKVSSADRSSKILNPGQHAVIHHQAPGIEVETADVEEETAWKNGRTYFNGADVAQIMRQVSRWYNVDVRYEGEVRQLKFTCTVSRKDKLSKLLQLLEMTGTVHFSMEGNVIVVRS, encoded by the coding sequence ATGGATCGTACAAGAATAGAATATCTGTTGGGGCGATTAAGTGCGGGCAAGCTGAATGAAGAGGAAATGGAGGAGTTGAATCAACTGGTGAGTGGTAAACAACGGGCTGATTTTGAAGCGCATGTAGCGGAGATGATGGCTGCTGAGGATAGGGGTGCTGCTTTAACTGACAATGTTTTGTATGATACCGTTTTTGAGAAAATAATGCAGGCTGATAAACCTGCAAGAGTGGTGAAAGCAAGCTTTTTCAGGAGAAATCAACGATGGCTTTCTGCAGCAGCTGTATTCCTGTTCTTAGTGGGAGGAACTTATTTGTTCTTCGGACATAACGGGGTGAAGTCGCCAACAGCATCTGTTACTTTGAAGAAACCAGAAAAAGAACCGGGTCGCAATACAGCCATTCTAACGCTGGCTGATAATTCTACGGTGGATCTTGGCAGTAACGGTGATAGGGTGATTGGGAATCAGGGAGGTGCGCAGGTGTTGATGAAGGATGGAAAGCTGGCTTATAAACAAAATGCTGCCGGTGCTGCTGTGGCGTATAACAGCATTACCACACCACGGGGTGGTGAGTTTTTTATCACGCTTTCAGATGGAACCAGGCTTTGGATGAATGCTTCTTCTGTTATCCGCTTTCCTACGGCATTTACGGGTGCTACAAGGGTAGTGGAGTTGGAGGGGGAAGCTTATTTTGAAGTGGCAGAAGACAAAGCTCATCCTTTTGAAGTGAAGATGGGAGATAGATCGGTGCAGGTGCTAGGAACAGCGTTTAACGTGATGGCATACAGTGATGAAGCCAGCATGATTACTACACTGGTGGAGGGAGCTGTTAAAGTGTCTTCTGCCGACCGGTCTTCTAAAATACTCAATCCGGGACAGCACGCGGTGATACATCACCAGGCACCTGGTATTGAAGTGGAGACGGCGGATGTAGAGGAAGAGACTGCCTGGAAAAATGGCCGCACCTATTTTAATGGAGCAGATGTTGCGCAAATTATGCGGCAGGTATCCAGGTGGTACAACGTAGATGTTCGATATGAAGGAGAAGTACGCCAGCTTAAGTTTACGTGTACGGTATCCCGCAAAGATAAATTAAGCAAACTACTGCAACTGCTGGAGATGACAGGAACTGTACATTTTAGCATGGAGGGTAATGTAATTGTTGTTCGCTCTTAA
- a CDS encoding fibronectin type III domain-containing protein, which produces MATRYIYIFFCLLFCLPAIAQQNDDNCFAGSNAVFVYNTVLPDTATNSLLLFQRREREGNTAWVTIRRFHNPDNATDVLANYEEARQLLPGFEQQLDVAEAWRKWKRYGTFDSLLNEVGFLPGQLAFHIVLADTTVKAGSTYQYRIIKETETAIGAEERAGNWVSFPARLQTPAPRFLRRQAERDAVMLQWYVTGAMPVQRFQVYRAEGNDNTFELLDCMTGAVQKGDTLIYNMQDNKAVFSEMYRYYIVPLNAFGGGGNIVSDTVPATCMNPNELLTPQFVRADANTDKQAIMVHYLLPDPGYIGSVHIMRSNSFSTGFEEVGITGPADTLFADYRIVPGKKYYYYLQMTDKMGRNSARSVKTFGMLQDTTNDAPARFVTATRIREGVLVSWQNAPDTSVISGYYIYRKASGSERFERISELLPVRDSINEFLDSSTLLQSATLYMYSVVSENLSNKVSAFSVPAYVTGRQPQGKRILLSPREVKVLMQNQKVRLIWYDMKLMDNSFAFYNIYRKSDRDTSFRAVAFHYPAEFTSFMDSTTEPGISYVYAIECADEDSTTGAQTITARINIPSQPLLAPELTASASENSILLIWQQNTDARVRAYGVYRYTRGNEPEKIATVNAEILSFEDSKADKGKTYYYYLQPDKADNTMEVVMSNKVYVVY; this is translated from the coding sequence ATGGCTACCCGATATATATACATTTTCTTTTGTTTGCTGTTTTGCTTGCCGGCTATAGCACAGCAGAACGACGATAACTGTTTTGCCGGAAGTAATGCTGTGTTTGTTTATAACACGGTATTACCAGACACGGCAACGAACTCATTGTTATTATTTCAGCGCAGAGAGCGGGAAGGCAATACGGCGTGGGTTACCATACGGCGTTTTCATAATCCTGATAATGCCACGGATGTGCTGGCAAATTATGAAGAAGCCCGGCAGTTGCTGCCCGGTTTTGAACAGCAACTGGATGTAGCAGAAGCATGGCGCAAATGGAAGCGGTATGGCACTTTTGATTCGCTGTTAAATGAAGTGGGCTTTTTGCCCGGGCAACTGGCTTTTCATATTGTACTGGCCGATACCACTGTGAAGGCTGGCAGCACGTATCAATATCGCATTATCAAAGAAACAGAAACTGCTATCGGGGCAGAAGAGCGTGCGGGCAACTGGGTTTCCTTTCCTGCAAGACTACAAACGCCAGCTCCCCGTTTTTTACGCCGCCAGGCAGAGCGTGATGCTGTTATGTTGCAATGGTACGTAACAGGTGCCATGCCTGTACAGCGCTTCCAGGTATACAGGGCTGAAGGGAATGATAACACCTTTGAACTACTGGATTGTATGACGGGCGCAGTGCAGAAGGGAGATACTTTGATCTATAACATGCAGGATAATAAAGCGGTGTTCAGTGAAATGTACCGGTATTATATTGTGCCGCTGAATGCTTTTGGTGGCGGAGGCAATATCGTGTCGGACACAGTACCGGCAACTTGTATGAATCCCAATGAACTGCTTACTCCGCAATTTGTGCGTGCCGATGCCAATACAGACAAGCAAGCCATCATGGTACATTACCTGTTGCCAGATCCCGGTTATATAGGTAGTGTGCATATCATGCGCAGCAATTCGTTCAGCACTGGTTTTGAAGAAGTGGGTATTACGGGGCCGGCAGATACTCTGTTTGCTGATTACCGCATAGTGCCTGGTAAAAAATATTACTATTACCTGCAGATGACAGATAAGATGGGACGTAACAGTGCCCGAAGTGTGAAAACATTTGGTATGCTGCAGGATACCACTAACGATGCGCCTGCCCGTTTTGTAACTGCGACGCGTATACGTGAAGGGGTGTTGGTAAGCTGGCAGAACGCGCCGGATACCAGTGTTATCAGCGGGTATTATATATATCGTAAAGCTTCCGGTAGTGAGCGGTTTGAAAGAATAAGCGAATTGTTGCCAGTGCGGGATTCCATTAATGAGTTTCTGGATAGCTCTACCTTGCTGCAATCAGCCACATTATACATGTATAGCGTGGTAAGTGAAAATTTGAGTAATAAGGTAAGTGCCTTTTCTGTACCTGCTTATGTAACAGGCAGGCAGCCGCAGGGAAAAAGAATACTGCTGTCGCCACGTGAAGTAAAGGTGCTGATGCAAAACCAGAAAGTGCGCCTGATATGGTATGATATGAAACTGATGGATAATAGCTTTGCCTTCTATAATATTTATCGTAAATCGGACAGGGATACTTCTTTCAGAGCAGTGGCTTTTCATTATCCCGCTGAGTTTACATCCTTTATGGATTCTACCACAGAGCCAGGTATAAGTTATGTATATGCTATAGAGTGTGCGGATGAGGATAGCACTACAGGTGCACAAACCATTACCGCAAGAATAAATATTCCGTCGCAACCATTGCTGGCTCCGGAGCTGACAGCGAGTGCCAGCGAAAACAGCATACTACTCATCTGGCAACAAAATACAGATGCACGGGTAAGAGCCTATGGCGTGTATCGCTACACCCGTGGTAATGAGCCGGAAAAAATAGCTACGGTAAATGCAGAGATATTAAGCTTTGAGGATAGCAAGGCGGATAAAGGCAAAACTTATTATTACTATTTACAGCCAGACAAGGCGGATAACACGATGGAGGTGGTGATGAGTAATAAGGTATATGTAGTATATTAA